The following are from one region of the Klebsiella sp. WP3-W18-ESBL-02 genome:
- a CDS encoding transglycosylase SLT domain-containing protein, translating into MQIATKSLVLALLCAAYCTSTNARLVDLRGTSWEKHSQKECGLDPYLLYAVALTESKNNAGTKGYVVPSPWALNNYVYGSYYPTSYEDAKRALARYLSATPVTDIGIVQINFRWNGQYVNHPEELLDVDTNIRIGAKTLCAAIKANPGDIELAIGGYNTQNPKLEGKAREYGQRVLRVWKRLIEND; encoded by the coding sequence ATGCAGATAGCAACGAAGAGTTTGGTGCTCGCTTTACTATGTGCTGCTTACTGCACGAGTACGAACGCCAGGCTTGTAGATCTTCGTGGCACTTCTTGGGAAAAGCATTCCCAGAAAGAGTGTGGCCTCGATCCGTACCTTCTCTACGCGGTGGCACTCACCGAGAGTAAAAATAATGCAGGAACCAAGGGGTATGTTGTTCCCAGCCCCTGGGCATTGAACAACTATGTTTATGGGTCGTATTACCCGACAAGTTATGAAGATGCAAAGAGAGCGCTAGCCCGCTATCTCTCAGCCACTCCGGTAACAGATATTGGAATCGTTCAAATTAATTTTCGTTGGAACGGACAGTATGTTAACCATCCTGAAGAACTCCTGGATGTCGATACAAACATCCGAATCGGGGCAAAGACTTTGTGTGCAGCCATCAAAGCTAACCCTGGCGATATAGAACTGGCGATAGGTGGATACAACACTCAAAACCCTAAGTTGGAAGGCAAGGCTCGTGAATATGGTCAGCGCGTATTACGCGTATGGAAGAGGCTTATCGAAAATGATTAA